One window from the genome of Elaeis guineensis isolate ETL-2024a chromosome 5, EG11, whole genome shotgun sequence encodes:
- the LOC140857945 gene encoding F-box protein At2g26160-like has product MAQWIMLPADLVQIIAEFLTEDIREYIRFRAVCKPWRAVTVDLRTMPSLPPQLPWLMLSSDEAFTNTRSFYRLSDRSILNFHLPELAGKRIVGSADGWLLSVGAPSTISLFNPLTRAQIQLPPLRMIPQLLQSLVEEADAENVDIEEAQEDQGEEAVRRYFMDSDHAKDLLISKAIIIHSDNMNDCVIVMMLSCLGKLVFARPGDIEWTTPDQRFYCTDILWHQGQLYAVGMGGAVGVCELNPNFEITKITDRIDSSCWCYLVEFGGDLLVVFRYPQLESDTYLRRQYTTTGFEVFKLDRSSEEARPVELKSLGDHILFLGKNSSFALSTKDFPGWKGNCIYFTASYFNIIYRFADDYIIEYRQKGQDFGVFDLDDGKVKPFPWPCHADSSQFVWPPPMWFQPNPLD; this is encoded by the coding sequence atGGCTCAATGGATCATGCTTCCGGCAGACTTGGTGCAGATCATTGCCGAGTTCCTGACCGAAGACATCAGAGAATATATTCGCTTCCGTGCCGTGTGCAAGCCATGGCGTGCGGTCACCGTAGACCTGCGCACCATGCCATCTCTTCCTCCCCAGCTTCCATGGCTGATGCTGAGCTCCGACGAAGCCTTCACCAACACCCGATCCTTCTACCGCCTCTCCGACCGATCGATCCTCAACTTTCACTTGCCTGAATTGGCCGGCAAAAGGATCGTCGGCTCTGCCGATGGCTGGCTGCTTTCAGTCGGTGCCCcatcaacaatctctctctttaatCCTCTAACAAGGGCGCAAATTCAACTCCCCCCACTGAGAATGATTCCACAATTACTTCAGTCCCTAGTGGAGGAGGCCGACGCCGAGAACGTCGACATCGAAGAAGCCCAGGAAGATCAAGGAGAGGAAGCTGTAAGGAGATATTTCATGGactcggatcatgcaaaagactTGCTTATAAGCAAAGCTATCATCATACATTCCGACAACATGAATGATTGTGTCATCGTCATGATGTTGTCTTGTTTAGGCAAGCTGGTGTTTGCTAGACCAGGAGATATCGAGTGGACCACGCCTGACCAGAGATTTTACTGCACCGATATTTTATGGCACCAAGGCCAGCTCTATGCTGTAGGCATGGGTGGAGCAGTTGGTGTATGTGAGCTCAACCCTAACTTTGAGATTACAAAGATTACAGACCGGATTGATTCCTCCTGTTGGTGTTATTTGGTGGAGTTTGGTGGAGATCTGTTGGTAGTTTTCAGGTATCCTCAACTCGAATCAGATACTTACCTTCGTAGACAATATACAACAACAGGATTTGAGGTTTTTAAGTTGGATCGATCAAGCGAGGAGGCAAGGCCGGTCGAGTTGAAGAGCTTGGGTGACCATATCCTGTTCTTGGGCAAGAATAGCTCGTTTGCTTTATCGACCAAGGATTTTCCTGGATGGAAAGGGAACTGCATCTATTTTACTGCTAGTTATTTTAACATTATCTATCGTTTCGCTGATGACTATATTATTGAATATCGCCAAAAAGGTCAAGATTTTGGTGTATTCGATTTAGATGATGGAAAAGTCAAACCTTTTCCATGGCCATGCCATGCCGATAGCTCTCAGTTCGTTTGGCCACCTCCCATGTGGTTTCAACCGAACCCTCTTGATTAG